In the Arachis stenosperma cultivar V10309 chromosome 8, arast.V10309.gnm1.PFL2, whole genome shotgun sequence genome, tcataaaagcgtggccatagactCCTTTCGCCATACTTTTTAAGCGTAGCAAGAAAAAACATGGCCAAATCTTTTTAAGCGTAGCAAGAAAAAACGTGGCCAAATCTCTAGTCAATCGCCACTCTTGTAAAATGTGGCTATTGACCACTTTTGACCACGCTTTTAAAACGTGACAAAAAAAAGTGTGACCATAgacatttttcttgtagtggtcGAACTAAAActagttgtgaattcaaaaaatactaaaaataaaaattatttataggTTATAATAATTTACATTAAATTGTACGAATATTTATGATATTTTCtctgtttaaataaaaaagttcgCAAATCTTATATTATATCATATATTTATGTTAGTCAATTTTAAcctaaaaatttatatacatttATCTTTAAGTAAATTTggtaattaaaaattattagataataataattaataattatattacatatatgtaaaaaattaatcatcaaattaattacaaatacatgctaaaatataaaatatattacaaaaattaataatattatgtaTTAAATACAGTAAATGCATActaactatttttcaaaatactattatatattaaaattaactactaaaatatatataatttatttttaatatattatatactaataattaattttaataattgattttagtatatatttaatattattatttttaatatgtatataatattttttatttaaccaAATAAGTaatattatcaaatatttttaattattaattttatttaaaaattttacataaaataattttacgtTAATCTGGAAGAGTGATTAAGGAAATAACGCAACTATATGGGGGTACATAGGTGAAGATTCAAAGGGTCCTAACAATTATTCGAAGTGGACGAAAAAACTGAACAAAAATATAACGTGCATAACACACGTATTTATCTCCAATTATTCACTACTGGCAAGAGGATCGTATTGATTCACATGGGCCAATAAGGATAACAGAATCTGTCCCTGAATACATGGATTTGTCtcttcttttgaatttgtgtcAGAGGGATATACACAATTTATGATTGTGTCCGTGATAAAACActttacaataataaaaattcaaaacaaacaACTCTTACTTTGTTTTGTTTCACAGAATGTAGGAAACAGGGAACAATACTCTGCTCCTTATGTTCccttttctatttttctaatGGTCCTAATTGAAACGTGTATATTCAAATCTTATTCTGAAAAACCATTACTTTAAACCTAATTGAATTCAGTGAAGAAGTGATTTCAGTGAGGATGTGTCTGTCATTTTTtgagttttaattcaaatagtgTTTATCTtaagaaactaaataaaatatttaacacaataattaaagaagtttgatttaattttcttttattattattattaattctgTCATTTGTCGGCAAATTTTCAGGTTGAGAATAGACTGTCGTAGGTTTAGATTGGGGCACACAACAGATATTTTATCTTTCAGATTAAAATATCTATGATAGTACTCATCAATCAATACCTGtgttaaacagaaaaatatagatgatttttaaaatttattgtattgaattatcacttttagttattaaccaatttttttagtttagtaaTCAAATTACATATCTTAGATTCTTAGTTCatactttaagttttaaatatcaataattaattaataaccaaaaataataaattttaataattttttaatatttctcAAATATGAATTGATTTGATCTATTTAATAGTTTATATTAGTGgataattatatattaagtTATTAACTATACATATACcttcaaaattaaattgccCCACTATTAAGAGctaattaaatttgaaatatttgaatttgattattaaaaaaatgttaaaaactaaacaaaaaaaatgataagaaattaaaagatgtCAATCTATTTATTTTACAGACTAATATATTTAATTCATATTTAGTAAAACCAAAATTGTCAAACGTCTTATTTTGACTAGTGTTATCTAAATCATTTTCTATTATTTAGACGTGGGCTCCATTATAATTAATTAgtcattttaatatttaattagaaTAGAAATTAGTTTAACTTGTTACATTTAATGTATggttataaatatataataagagtacataaaatacataaaatataactacttaacaatatttttaattttttttatttttttaaaaataattaaataagttAATACATATATTCATCTATTTTGACAATCTTATTTATcaatataaattttgtttacAATGGTATAGTATATCtttgtatatttatttttcatttttttcttcctcATGTTTTAAATAAGTTAATTAACCTTCACCAATTGTAATACTACTTGATGTAAGGTGAAGTGCTGAGCGAATTGtattttttaggaaaaagagtcatatattcaaataaaataatcataattatTAAGAATCGGACTTTGTGAAAATATGATATGATTAAAATTGATTAGGATAAAGGATTTATCCTAAGATGATGAAACATGAGACTTCTGTATCTTACGCAAATATAGAATTCGGTGATAAGAATGATACAACAACTATTTGTTCCAACTAAAACTGTTCTTTCTATATTATTAGtgttttttatataattattattttattattaatttaaactttaaaaaaatattataatataatattaaaatttgtatgattaaaaaaatttagaatttaatttttgttgaataaaaaaattatgtataacaaataaaaaatttatttaaaaattttttattaaagagacatttataatataattctacatattaaaaacataaaaataggTCAAATATGAGAGTTTAAATTGTTTGAAACaaatgcataaaaaattttatatttaaaaaaaatatatagagaTAGATTCACTTAGAttagataatattaaaaattttaaataaactcTATTTAAGCAAACTGAGTTGATTTTACTCTTAAATTAAACATAGTATGGTTATATAGACATAGTATAGTTTAAAAACTCTAAACATCTGTTTTACCCTCATTAGCATTTATTTAATTGAGAAACTTTTTAATGTTCTTAAAAtgtcatattaaaaaaaatgcatGATGTTTAAATAATTTGAGAATATGTTtatcaagaataaaaaaattaactttttataaATGTATCATGCATGACATTAATATTCATTATCCATTTATCATACTTTAATAAATATCCATATAAAGTGTTGCCTATGAGTAAAATACTACAATATTGTTATTCTTAAAAGACATTGTGAGAGATAAGCGGAATTGGAGTCATTTCTAGCCATCACTTTCACCAAGAAGACTAGTATCCAATCAACATTCATAAAAGCGTGTTGTTTATTAATTTAGCAATGTTATATTAtcatacatttttttaaattcggtcagacaaattatttttattctaaattttaatccaaaatattagttaatattGCTAAAAGTGTagtctctaatattttttattaattctcTTTGttctaaattatatatttattactctttttttctcattaattttaaataggtcctttttattcattttatcttatacattcaatttaaattttagctTAAACTTaaagtttatataaaaatagatcTGATCTTATATTTATATTCAAAAACAACAAATGCATATTTAATTAGtgtttaacataaaaaatttaattttgatatactgtATAAATAAGTTTTACACGTGTATCTAATTATGTAACAATGCACatcaataaataattattttttatattaatcgCATGAATATTCATTCAAAAGAATAGATTTTAACGTTTTATACTATtacatgaaaattaaatttaaaataaaatgagtacaattttttttccatttcaTAATGAATTGAAGAAAAATCCTAACGCCTGAGCTTCTATTTGTTTAGAAATATAAGAGAAATGAAATttgataataaataataaaatataccCAAATTAAATAAACTTGTTTATATGTTAGTTTTAAGGGACGTATTGTCTtccaataatttatttttgtgtgACTGGTAAGCTAGCTGGACTCAAGTAGTGTGGAATTGTGGAAACAAGGCAGAAAAAGTTAGTACATATGCATATTTTTGTTGTGTGTAACTATCGAAAAAATGGTATCTGAAAATTTGCATTgtgaattaaaataattttaaaaaatattaataacaaataaatttttaaaaaatttaaaaatatgataaaaaattagatattaaatatatattttaaaaaattttaaaaaatatattttgatgtaattttttgtaattaatattaaaaaaagatttttttattattaaaatttagtaattttatgttaggtaaattttttttattttttaattatgaattactatatttttgaaaaataaaaagaaaaattagaaataaattttatttcaatttttttgcgtactttttaaatatttattaaatattgtaaaaaaattttatcggCCACTAAATCTTTGGGGTAACAAATAGATAATTAGCCCTTTTTTTCCCCTGAAaacaatagaaaaataaagttCAGAAGTGAAAGGCTTACTCGTTTCCCTTAATTGGAAATAAGCAACCCCATTGACACTTCAATTCAGTGCGCAAACGAAGCATTATTGCATGATTGCTTCCCAACGGAACGTTATCATTCATTTccacaaaaggaaaaaaataaaaaaagtatcaccaaattaaaaaaaaaaagttcaatTTAACTGGATACAAAGAAACACGATTTAGAGTAGGGTGGAATTTGTTGCTTTTTTACATTGGCTAATTTAAGTTCCACATCACTACTATTCATTATGCAActtattaattaaaaacatCAACTATAACTTAAAGAGAGAGGGGGCCTAAAGAAGCCTTAATTAACCTAAGATGCCCATATAGGAACATTGTTAAAAAAAACCTACTCAACCACATAACATAGTGTTCATATTTTTTCTAATCATGCTACTTCAGTCTTCATTCATTCAGTTCTGACCATTGCTCCATTGCTTGTGTCCGGGGACCCATTTTGGACATTTTGGGCTAAAGAACCTTTCAACCACCCTTGAGTTCAATAGCTCCAGCACAGGTGGAAACTTAACACACCTAGGTGCCTTATATTGGTTAATTGATGCACCTAAGCTTATGGCATAGTCCATGAGCTTATCAAAGGTTCCTTGCTCCACAATCCTTATTTCGAGTGGCCCAATCGACTTGTCGGACACACGTCCTTGCCGGTACACACTGTTGAGGGACTCCTCTACGGCAAGACAGCAATCCTCATACACGCACGGTGGGATTGGTGTCGCACCGTTTAGAGCAAGTTCCCAATAGAGCACATAGTGGCCCGGGATGGTTGTGGTGTCCGCATAACTGGTGTATTCGACCACGGTCGCATCGAAGGGGAGGAGGTGTGTCACGGCATTTTTCATGGCATTTTGGAGCTCCGTCTCATCGGTCTTGTCGGAATCTATGCTTAGGACAACATTTTTCCGGCAGACGAAGTTGAATTGTGGCGCCTTGTTCTTGAATCCGGACACCCTTAGGACATCACCCACTCTATACCTATAGAGGCCTGAAATTGTCACAAGTATATATGAATTAACCAAAGATATGCGTTTGCTTTACCGTTACAAGAAtcacttaaaaataaaatattttttcaatatcTAATTTAACGTGATaatacaaaaaacaaaaattttaaatattagagtGTGAGTTGCGCAAAATAATTCAATAACGGTAGAATGATGAGTATCGATTTAAAAAAAGGGTATTGAAAAATCATTTCTGTTTTTTATATCAGTGTTGTCGTGTAGtgcaaaaatatgattttttggGAAGAGACATAATCATGCCCAAAGTAAAATGGTCGTTAGACATTTATGATGTATCCAACAAAAAGACTGCATATGTTTATTGAACAGGACAATAAtataaagttattttatttaacttaatattataataagtttataaattctaaaatataatGGAGAGAAGATGATGTACAAAATTAGAAACTAACCGGCAAAAGTTGTGACCACAAGCTCATATTCTTGGCCAAGCTTAACATCCACAAGCTCCACCAGCTCCTGTTGCTCCTTCTCATTGAGCGATTTTGGCATGTGAAGCGAACCGGTGACCTCGTCGCTCCGGTTAACCggcaaaaactcatagtagcaCATTGAAGGGATGAGGGTGTAGGACACCTCACTTGGTTTGCAAAGAGGATTTAGATTCACACCAAAGTAACACTCACTTGATGCATACATGGTACACACAAGTGGTAGCCCATTGCTATAGTAATCCAATGTTGGTATATATTGTGACATAGTTCCTGTCACAATAACATCCACATACTTTGTGTTGGGCCACAATCTCGTGATAATCCCTTGCCATGAACTCTTACTACACTCACTCTCGATAAAATCCGCAAGATACGGATTGGGTTTATCAAGAATCTTTTTCACGGCGTCTCTGACTGTCTGGTCAGAGATGATATTGGGATTTAGAGATCCGGTCCTTATGTCGTTACAAAGTAGGACCCAATGTTTCTCAAGAAACCTTATGGCCCTAATAAAAGCGGAAGCAAAAACAGCTCCAACCCTCAAAACTTCTTTGTTTTGGCAAAGGCCACAAAGAAGTTGTGAGTACATGCTTTGGTAGGAATCAGGGCAAAGGACGGTTTCATTTGGGCTTGTGTAGTTAGTGTATGGGTCATAGGGTCTGTCCTTAAAATAAGGGCTCTTGTAGTAGCTTGTGAGGACTGGCCGAGCCACTATCCCCCCAGGTGTCCAAGACTCGGATTTTATGAACATAAGGTACATGCCTTTGCCCTTTTCTAGGTCAGGCACAAATTGACTCATTATTGGCATTAATAGGCTATAAAGCAAGCACCTTCTTCCTAGCTCTTCTTCAATTGTTGGCATCAGCTTTCTCTCTCCTCCTGATGTCCCAGAGCtacacaaaaaagaaaaataaagttgtTGTTATTTGTGTGTAGAAAAATTTCCAAAAGTTTCTAAAATACCATTTCATTAATTTTAaccattaattttaattaatatattgtATATTATTTCCTTTTAATTAATATCGATAGCTAACACTATTGAAACACCAATATTTCAATAACATCTGAAATTTGTCAAGTAACAAAATTATGGTAATTTTAGTGTATTtgttaaactaaaaaaaatatttaaaggtAAACCCCATGTAAACTTTAATAGgaattaaaattactaaaattacaTAAGTGTCTGTTTCATTTAACATTAAAAGCAAAACTTAATTGAGAAAGCAATTTTAAAGGAGAATCTCTTTAAGTGACTTTCCACTAAAGTGGCTCTCAAATTTCTCATCtttaaaaagaaaacataatAATAAGAACCAACCAACCAACACTAacaagagaaattaaaaaaaatagaaatatgaATAGAAGAGTTTTAATTTATTGGCACCTAGTGAGAACTCTGAGATAGGCTTTGAGGTGAGTATTGGAGAGTGTCTCCATTGGCTATGCGAAGAACATCTTGTTGGATGTCCTCGTAAGTTATGACGGGGAAAGCTTCTTGAAGGTGTCCCGGTCCGTGCGGCCTTCAAGGCCATGCCGGCGTAGATACTCTACACCGACATTACGGGACAGGATCTCATCGAGGATGTCTTTCTGCACAACGTCGGCGTTTGCAGACATACTCGAAAGTCCAGGACCCTCTTGTTCTCACCCGCCAGGTCATACTCTTTTGGTGCCTCAGGCATGGTAACCAGTTCGTTGTTTATTAAGTGGgaagaaatagaaagaaaaggatAAGGAAGAATGACGAGAACGAAGTGTTTATGTTTGTTAATGGTGGAGTGAAGGGGTGAAGAGGATGAGAGGAAAGAGGTATATATAGAGAGAGCGAGAGGCACATGTCATGCTTTTGGAGAAGTAAGAAGCTGAGGGGACCATAATACACACGATGAATATCCGGTGGAATAATATCGAATgtatattcaaataaaaatataagaactAATTTTTTGTTAGCTAATATTAaccaattttaatatttaaaataaataaaataattttaaaagatttattaATTTGGCTGAAAAAAAGGTATTTGTCATTATTCAAATTATTATTGTAATAAGTTTGtaatgaattaattaattagttcaATTCACCACTCACATGAAGACATATAGAGATTACAGTTGTTAATCGTGTTCAAATTAAAGAAGATGGCGTAAGTTCACAGAAAATTCATTATATTGTATAATGTATATCTACTATATCTACTATCTATTATATAGTATAATGAGAATTAAAAAATGTTGTGTGTAccaatgcttttttttttaaatgatctTTATCGAGTACAtatattcatataaaaatacatttattatttttattattatatattatcataatattattttttaaaaatattatattgtaTAATGTATCTACTATATCTACTATCTATATATAGTATAATGAGAATTAAAAAATGTTGTGTAccatgcttttttttttaaatgatctTTATCGAGTACATAtatattcatataaaaatacatttattatttttattattatattatcataatatattttttaaaaatataaattaataaaaaagtatataaaatagtttatatttttatcacGTTCTTTAAATAAgagtttttctttaatttatttaaatatttatatatatatatttttttatttgtcttatatttttttagggATAATAAGGATcgaacttttaaatttttctaataatagaagctttaatattatatcaaatattattattttaaaaaatttaaattaataaaaaatatataaataattatatttttaatacacatttattaaataaaaaataaattaataggATTGTTAATAAACTATGAATATATAATGCTTATACAAAATTGTATAAATGTGGATAAACATCTGCAAGTTCGTaacttgattattattatttttttttacggAATAGAGTGTAAAATATAGACAAACACGTGGCATCCTCGCTACTCTAATTGGTATTTGATACATTTACCGCCACAGGCTAAGCTATGTTTAATTTGGCCATATCAAAAGTCTCTGATATTATACTGGTTTATGCGCCTTGTCAAATATTCCTGTGTCTAAATTCAACTCATTACTCTTTAGTAATAACAAACAAATAACTTTCCTTAATTATTAACGGTCCCAAATTTACATTTTGCATATGAAAGAATTGATATTGGGAAAAAATATATGCCATGCGAAATGTTTAGTcctcaaaataaataaaattatttgaaataaaGAAACACTAAtcttataaaaatatgaataatgCTACGTATGTAACTTGTtttataaactaaattcaattaaattaaatattaaaatttaaaataatattaattataactgatttttattatattaaactaacttaattaaatttaattaacaaaaaatttagacGTATTgtattattctaaaaatatatatataaaaagagaagaactaaattttataatagaagTCTAGAATGAGTCTTACTAGGAGTATTTGTGGTGCGATTTGAATTGGTTTTGAGTTAAAAATTCATTTAATTCGAACATTAATTTTACTTGCGATGCGATTTggattggatatttttttttttttttaaaaaaaatttcgatccgatccgatccagtTTCAAGcagtttggattggattgaattggattggatttgcgattttataaatttaaaaaattaaatacatataacaagtctcatcatcaaatttaaaataattagcaatgacataacaagtctcaacaatatcttaaaaaaccaacgataacataacaatagaaataaaattataggttagttaaaataaataaataaataacattttaaacataaaatatttattaaataataataaattaataatacatgaataatataaaaatgtataaaaaattGAACATGTTATAAATATAAtcgtaaatataataataaaataataatattataacacaTTGTGCgatttggattggattgaatcaattataaaaagtatattcgaaatccgatccgatccagcgatttacaaaaaatagaatccaatcaaatttaaattaatacgattttaattaattttcaatttaaattgaattaaatgaGCGATCTAATTTAAATCGGTTTGAATTTAAACGTCCACTTacaaatatgatttttttgttgttgtgtGATGTTTTAATAAACAATCTGAATATATTCTTATAAGTAATATTTAAGCATGAAAGCACGCCATGATTTTAGTTAAAAtctatgtaaattttttttaactatgatacacagacaaaaaaaaatgggttgttattgttttttaataaaaacataTGTTTGATATTCTTAAAAGAAATTGATTATACtgttataaaaatttaattattttttataacaaatGTAACTTTAGATATAAAAAAGTTGAttaatcatttttaaaaatataagataatatataacataaaataattgattaaataatttttctttttgtatttaTACTAATATTACActcttttttttagttaaaaaaaaaagtgctGAAAAGGATATGACCTGATTGGTACGTGTCAACCAAACAAGTTTGACACACATACAGCTGCCTTAGCTAGCTTGTCCCATTTGGATACTCTTTAGGTCTTAACAACAATAATACCCAGCTATATTATTTACCGTACTATCCCTCCACTCAAACAGATTTTCTTTTTGAAGttttatttacaaaataaaataaaacgaTAATTTCAAGTAACTGAGGAAAAGTGGGTGCCGGTATTTCATGGGACATCCGCAGTACAAGCATGCAGGTCTTTAGCGTACGTACCGCAGCAACGCGTTTTACTAAATTTTACGACCgccttttgtttttttttttaaacattaattTCTACCCCCCCTGTTTGCATGACATAATAATCACTTTGATATCTGATTAATTTGCTATTTAGaaattaatttgataaattttataaaaaattaactataattaattaattatttatttttaataaaataaataaataaattttattttaatttatattaatttttttatcttatatattttaattaataatttttatataaaatg is a window encoding:
- the LOC130944760 gene encoding indole-3-acetic acid-amido synthetase GH3.5-like, which translates into the protein MPTIEEELGRRCLLYSLLMPIMSQFVPDLEKGKGMYLMFIKSESWTPGGIVARPVLTSYYKSPYFKDRPYDPYTNYTSPNETVLCPDSYQSMYSQLLCGLCQNKEVLRVGAVFASAFIRAIRFLEKHWVLLCNDIRTGSLNPNIISDQTVRDAVKKILDKPNPYLADFIESECSKSSWQGIITRLWPNTKYVDVIVTGTMSQYIPTLDYYSNGLPLVCTMYASSECYFGVNLNPLCKPSEVSYTLIPSMCYYEFLPVNRSDEVTGSLHMPKSLNEKEQQELVELVDVKLGQEYELVVTTFAGLYRYRVGDVLRVSGFKNKAPQFNFVCRKNVVLSIDSDKTDETELQNAMKNAVTHLLPFDATVVEYTSYADTTTIPGHYVLYWELALNGATPIPPCVYEDCCLAVEESLNSVYRQGRVSDKSIGPLEIRIVEQGTFDKLMDYAISLGASINQYKAPRCVKFPPVLELLNSRVVERFFSPKCPKWVPGHKQWSNGQN